From a single Bemisia tabaci chromosome 10, PGI_BMITA_v3 genomic region:
- the LOC109035122 gene encoding uncharacterized protein — protein sequence MFNLIQFHRSISELSLKMTPNNVLIVLILVIISNLQHIHARTLYTWSQVVPQNQLSVRAITDNNACPIARVDNKQVEMKIRSSMNNTETVCELIVDRLARHITVDDKKIATLPKNIRKIAIIGDTGCRIKGDEQQACNSAEGWPLRKNLEAIALHKPELIVHVGDYLYRQTKCLETTSCGSFFGYNPETWYADWFDPAKDISLRAPFIFIRGNHEACGRGHEGWFRYLDPFPFAPENCKPLDFSWAFDVGPVKFFIFDTSSPEEIFERQRKIDAFNKFNSLICDKPTWFLTHRPLWCTTTREPEVVALKSQGNLTDIEEFQDEFPKNVSAILSGHFHIAQILLMDDFPDQIIVGNGGALLYAQDQKPIYKNVDFHYPNGKNYSAHDIRNFFGFGFAIARLDSRALMFFNSDNKRLYSAGLTDDFKPRLK from the coding sequence ATGTTCAACTTGATTCAATTTCACCGCAGTATCTCAGAACTTTCACTAAAAATGACACCGAATAAcgttttaattgttttaatccTCGTAATAATAAGTAATTTACAGCACATTCATGCACGAACATTGTACACATGGTCTCAAGTCGTCCCGCAGAATCAACTAAGCGTACGCGCAATAACAGACAATAACGCTTGTCCTATCGCTCGAGTTGATAACAAACAAGTCGAAATGAAAATCCGGAGTTCAATGAACAACACAGAAACAGTCTGCGAATTAATAGTCGACAGACTTGCTCGTCACATCACCGTCGACGACAAGAAGATCGCCACCCTCCCCAAAAACATCCGAAAAATCGCCATCATAGGCGACACGGGGTGCAGAATCAAAGGGGACGAACAGCAGGCCTGCAACTCCGCGGAGGGCTGGCCTTTGCGCAAGAACTTGGAAGCGATCGCCCTTCACAAACCGGAACTAATCGTGCACGTTGGTGACTATCTCTATAGACAAACCAAGTGTCTAGAGACGACAAGTTGCGGCAGCTTCTTCGGGTACAACCCAGAGACCTGGTATGCTGATTGGTTCGACCCCGCGAAGGATATCTCACTGCGAGCGCCGTTCATTTTCATCCGGGGGAACCACGAGGCGTGTGGGAGGGGCCATGAGGGGTGGTTCAGGTACCTGGACCCCTTCCCCTTCGCCCCTGAAAATTGCAAACCCTTAGACTTCAGCTGGGCCTTCGATGTTGGTCCGGTGAAGTTTTTCATCTTCGATACGTCATCCCCGGAGGAGATCTTCGAGCGTCAGAGGAAGATCGACGCTTTCAACAAGTTCAACAGCCTGATCTGCGATAAACCAACGTGGTTTTTGACCCATAGGCCGCTCTGGTGCACGACGACGCGGGAACCGGAAGTCGTTGCCCTGAAAAGTCAGGGTAATCTTACGGATATCGAGGAGTTCCAGGACGAGTTCCCGAAGAACGTCAGTGCCATCCTGTCGGGTCATTTTCATATCGCGCAGATTTTGTTGATGGACGATTTTCCCGACCAGATCATCGTGGGCAACGGAGGAGCGCTCCTGTACGCGCAGGATCAGAAACCGATCTACAAGAATGTGGATTTTCACTACCCGAATGGTAAGAACTACTCCGCGCACGATATCAGGAACTTTTTCGGGTTCGGTTTCGCGATTGCGAGGTTGGACTCCCGTGCGTTGATGTTCTTTAACTCGGATAACAAGAGGCTGTACTCTGCGGGTCTCACCGATGACTTCAAACCGCGATTGAaatga